A window of the Virgibacillus pantothenticus genome harbors these coding sequences:
- a CDS encoding sporulation protein YpjB: protein MNKNRHLFVLTFGVIIGIIIYAIAFTPKAIQANVHRAAQPAMEQKGQLFPFIWIVLIVGGCIGITLTYVSWRKYRGEKKNKQDKTVD from the coding sequence ATGAATAAAAACAGACATTTGTTCGTGCTAACTTTTGGGGTGATCATAGGGATAATTATATATGCTATCGCTTTCACGCCTAAAGCGATCCAAGCAAATGTTCATCGGGCAGCGCAACCAGCAATGGAACAAAAGGGCCAATTGTTTCCATTCATTTGGATTGTACTTATTGTAGGTGGTTGTATTGGCATTACATTAACTTATGTAAGTTGGAGAAAATATAGAGGAGAAAAGAAAAACAAGCAAGACAAAACAGTTGACTAA
- a CDS encoding zinc metallopeptidase encodes MFGGLGSYLIYVALLLIIPIWASANVKNTYKKYMKKPTSSYMTGAQVARRILDENGLYDVAIQETKGMLSDHYDPRKKVVRLSSDNYHGHSMAASAVAAHEVGHAIQDADEYAFLRFRSALVPAANFGSNFGVILLFIGIIFGMTQLYLLGIVLFAAAVLFQLVTLPVEFDASNRAMTQLVSSGIIRNNEERDTKKVLNAAAMTYVAAALVALAELVRFIWMFAASNE; translated from the coding sequence ATGTTTGGTGGATTGGGAAGTTACTTAATTTACGTAGCTTTACTGCTTATCATCCCCATTTGGGCTAGTGCAAATGTAAAAAACACGTATAAAAAATATATGAAAAAACCAACTTCTTCGTATATGACGGGCGCGCAAGTAGCACGCAGAATTCTTGATGAAAACGGATTATACGATGTTGCGATACAGGAAACTAAAGGGATGCTTTCCGATCATTATGATCCAAGGAAAAAAGTAGTACGTCTGTCCAGCGATAATTACCATGGACATTCGATGGCCGCTTCTGCTGTTGCGGCGCACGAAGTTGGACATGCTATTCAGGATGCGGATGAGTACGCATTTCTACGCTTTCGAAGCGCGCTCGTTCCGGCTGCGAACTTTGGTTCCAATTTTGGTGTGATCTTGCTATTTATTGGTATAATTTTTGGCATGACACAATTATATTTACTTGGAATTGTTCTGTTTGCTGCAGCTGTATTGTTCCAGCTTGTTACATTACCTGTAGAATTTGACGCTTCCAACAGAGCGATGACACAGTTGGTGTCCTCAGGAATTATTCGAAATAATGAAGAGCGAGACACGAAAAAAGTTTTAAATGCAGCTGCTATGACGTATGTGGCAGCAGCGCTTGTGGCATTAGCAGAACTAGTACGATTTATTTGGATGTTTGCTGCAAGTAATGAATAG